The proteins below are encoded in one region of Toxoplasma gondii ME49 chromosome IV, whole genome shotgun sequence:
- a CDS encoding hypothetical protein (encoded by transcript TGME49_320540~Signal peptide predicted by SignalP 2.0 HMM (probability 1.000) with cleavage site probability 0.987 at residue 19), translated as MKKFLVLFCLSVFVASSLAQELSEELAQELPEELAQDLADDREQELQDDRGGEELDLSLDSQESEESADDRELGKRGGSALPPPVKKAPPPKKIVYRAAPKKTAPILRPAPKLIASVTYLPSAPKKAVPRKLQEVEEESEELLRAAEESDDRPEEEMPEESAGERGLGGNKKRDIPVPVKVPQPKKVVAPVYLGKKGGFYGSGYYRRLSEEVPDLSEELQESEELELEPEASSEERELGKKGSSTPVPVKVPPPVHKKIARQAPKKVIRPEPKKIVRAEPKKIIRSAPKQIVRPAPKKVIPTSSTKGNYYRRLQEAEDGSAFSELESVVDSARAERTDGESESASLLENLESENPEMEEDDDNAGDAEDGSAEDRSLGGKKRGGDTPMPLPKKVPVQKKLPAPKKIYSSKPIVYRYSKKL; from the coding sequence ATGAAGAAATTTCTCGtcttgttctgtctctctgtttttgtgGCGAGCTCCTTAGCTCAGGAGCTCTCGGAGGAACTTGCGCAGGAGCTTCCGGAAGAACTTGCGCAGGATCTCGCGGACGATAGGGAGCAGGAGCTTCAAGACGACAGAGGCGGAGAGGAACTGGACCTCTCGCTGGACAGCCAAGAGTCCGAAGAAAGCGCCGACGATCGTGAACTGGGCAAACGAGGCGGCAGtgcgcttcctcctccgGTAAAAAAGGCACCTCCTCCGAAGAAGATCGTATACCGGGCGGCGCCGAAGAAAACTGCCCCCATTCTTAGGCCGGCACCGAAACTGATTGCGTCTGTCACATATCTTCCATCCGCACCCAAGAAAGCAGTACCTCGTAAGCTACAAGAAGTTGAGGAGGAGTCTGAAGAGCTGCTCAGAGCTGCCGAAGAGTCTGACGATCGTCCCGAAGAGGAAATGCCTGAAGAGTCTGCCGGTGAACGCGGTCTCGGGGGCAACAAAAAAAGAGATATCCCTGTTCCTGTCAAAGTGCCACAACCAAAAAAGGTCGTCGCTCCCGTGTACCTGGGCAAGAAAGGTGGCTTCTATGGAAGTGGCTATTACAGACGTCTCTCTGAAGAAGTGCCTGATCTTTCAGAAGAGTTGCAGGAGTCTGAGGAGCTCGAGCTTGAACCAGAAGCTTCTTCCGAGGAGCGTGAACTCGGCAAAAAAGGATCCAGTACTCCAGTTCCTGTGAAAGTACCTCCTCCCGTTCACAAGAAAATTGCTCGACAGGCTCCAAAGAAGGTGATCCGCCCGGAGCCTAAGAAGATCGTACGCGCTGAGCCAAAGAAGATCATTCGCTCCGCGCCAAAGCAAATCGTTCGCCCCGCACCGAAAAAGGTGATCCCTACGTCGTCGACGAAAGGCAACTACTACAGACGCCTTCAAGAAGCTGAGGATGGCAGTGCCTTCTCCGAGCTTGAAAGTGTGGTTGACTCCGCGAGAGCTGAGCGTACTGATGGTGAAAGTGAAAGTGCCTCACTGCTTGAAAATCTCGAATCCGAGAATCCCGAAATGGAAGAAGATGATGACAATGCAGGTGATGCAGAAGATGGTTCTGCAGAGGATCGTTCTCTTGGTGGCAAGAAACGTGGTGGGGATACCCCCATGCCACTTCCCAAGAAAGTGCCTGTGCAGAAAAAGCTTCCCGCTCCCAAGAAAATATACTCTTCCAAACCTATTGTTTACCGCTACAGCAAAAAGCTGTGA
- a CDS encoding hypothetical protein (encoded by transcript TGME49_320530~Signal peptide predicted by SignalP 2.0 HMM (probability 0.973) with cleavage site probability 0.674 at residue 18) encodes MKLLTPLFLSGLVVAAAAQDGQEPPSELAEQIVSSLGPDDVEDGADDRELGGKKSGGYIPAMPVKKTPVTKVTYLPTPKKAAQPIVYASSKKGDYLPRKLQDIDTDETDAIRSDEELDTEESQTADESADDRELGGKKNRGGYIPVKLPPPKKVVVAPKKVATPIYAGKKGYWGGGYYRRLGEEPDTEDELVEELEAEEPEESQTADESADDRELGGKKNRGGYIPVKLPPPKKVVVAPKKVATPIYAGKKGYWGGGYYRRLGEEPDTEDELVEELEAEEPEESQTADESADDRELGGKKNRGGYIPVKLPPPKKVVVAPKKVATPIYAGKKGYWGGGYYRRLGEEPDTEDELVVELEAEEPEESQTADESADDRELGGKKNRGGYIPVKLPPPKKVVVAPKKVATPIYAGKKGYWGGGYYRRLGEEPDTEDELVEELEAEEPEELQAQEPEESADEAADGRELGKSTYGGYSYSPSSKKTTVQPSYTTKVVRRPKKVDQPAPKKLIRSEPKKSVSYQPKKTVRTVSKKTVSPVPKKAVQAQPKKTLSYRPVIEAQTKKSTHYAPHYTSKKGSY; translated from the coding sequence ATGAAGCTCTTGACTCCCCTTTTTCTGTCCGGGCTTGTTGTGGCAGCGGCAGCTCAAGACGGACAAGAGCCTCCCAGTGAGTTAGCGGAACAgatcgtttcttctcttggcCCGGACGATGTAGAGGATGGCGCTGACGATCGAGAGCTCGGAGGTAAAAAATCGGGTGGCTATATTCCTGCTATGccagtgaagaagacaccAGTAACCAAAGTGACCTATTTGCCCACTCCGAAGAAAGCAGCCCAGCCAATTGTCTACGCATCATCCAAAAAAGGTGACTACCTACCACGCAAGCTCCAAGACATCGATACAGACGAGACTGATGCCATCCGCTCCGACGAAGAACTCGACACAGAGGAATCACAGACGGCCGACGAATCGGCCGATGATCGCGAACTCGGGGGCAAGAAGAATCGTGGTGGCTATATTCCTGTAAAGCTACCACCGCCCAAAAAAGTTGTCGTTGCTCCCAAGAAGGTGGCCACTCCGATCTACGCTGGCAAGAAAGGATACTGGGGCGGAGGCTACTACCGCCGCCTCGGTGAGGAACCAGATACAGAAGACGAGCTCGTCGAGGAACTGGAGGCCGAAGAGCCCGAGGAATCACAGACGGCCGACGAATCGGCCGATGATCGCGAACTCGGGGGCAAGAAGAATCGTGGTGGCTATATTCCCGTAAAGCTACCACCGCCCAAAAAAGTTGTCGTTGCTCCCAAGAAGGTGGCCACTCCGATCTACGCTGGCAAGAAAGGATACTGGGGCGGAGGCTACTACCGCCGCCTCGGTGAGGAACCAGATACAGAAGACGAGCTCGTCGAGGAACTGGAGGCCGAAGAGCCCGAGGAATCACAGACGGCCGACGAATCGGCCGATGATCGCGAACTCGGGGGCAAGAAGAATCGTGGTGGCTATATTCCTGTAAAGCTACCACCGCCCAAAAAAGTTGTCGTTGCTCCCAAGAAGGTGGCCACTCCGATCTACGCTGGCAAGAAAGGATACTGGGGCGGAGGCTACTACCGCCGCCTCGGTGAGGAACCAGATACAGAAGACGAGCTCGTCGTTGAACTGGAGGCCGAAGAGCCCGAGGAATCACAGACGGCCGACGAATCGGCCGATGATCGCGAACTCGGGGGCAAGAAGAATCGTGGTGGCTATATTCCTGTAAAGCTACCACCGCCCAAAAAAGTTGTCGTTGCTCCCAAGAAGGTGGCCACTCCGATCTACGCTGGCAAGAAAGGATACTGGGGCGGAGGCTACTACCGCCGCCTCGGTGAGGAACCAGATACAGAAGACGAGCTCGTCGAGGAACTGGAGGCCGAAGAGCCCGAGGAATTACAGGCACAAGAGCCCGAGGAGTCGGCAGATGAGGCTGCCGACGGCCGCGAACTCGGCAAAAGCACGTACGGTGGCTACAGCTACTCTCCGTCCAGCAAAAAGACAACCGTACAGCCTTCCTACACCACTAAAGTTGTTCGACGCCCCAAAAAGGTTGACCAGCCTGCGCCAAAGAAGCTCATTCGCTCCGAGCCCAAGAAAAGCGTTAGCTATcagccgaagaagactgTACGTACAGTCTCTAAGAAAACTGTGAGTCCGGTTCCGAAAAAGGCTGTTCAGGcgcagccgaagaagacCCTCAGTTACCGACCGGTAATTGAGGCGCAAACAAAGAAGAGCACGCACTACGCTCCTCATTATACTTCAAAGAAGGGATCGTACTAA
- a CDS encoding hypothetical protein (encoded by transcript TGME49_320525) — protein MSQATTFSQAQDRSACKHELDFRTRDSPEAWPHPNVRLWISGNKSGISVPSHQIENHRAVAAAASFRPQAHCYRKMWPQTLEDFLLSRKLQGVNLDTTAFVAACSELTHDLQNAEACLSDAEKHKRIMQFDDERGNRGVLFHLFESLFQDHGPLVHISDIVRGELETIVRSFAGPKEAERARILFDRTRGSKEFFREHHVPEVMQNLFQSRSKHMRSRHQQVFTDGVKLRLLTLTADKAFLSACRHRGHDLVKDGWVVEHSSRSLAGL, from the exons ATGTCGCAGGCGACAACGTTTTCTCAAGCGCAAGAccgatctgcatgcaagcacgAACTGGATTTCCGAACTCGAGACAGCCCCGAGGCATGGCCACATCCGAATGTTAGGCTGTGGATAAGCGGGAACAAGTCGGGCATT TCAGTGCCGAGCCACCAAATCGAAAACCATCGTGCTGTCGCGGCAGCTGCTTCATTCCGACCTCAAGCGCACTGCTACAGGAAAATGTGGCCGCAAACCCTGGaagactttcttctctcccgcaaACTGCAAGGGGTAAATTTGGATACGACGGCTTTTGTTGCCGCATGCTCGGAG CTCACCCATGATCTACAAAATGCTGAGGCATGCCTCTCCGATGCTGAAAAG CACAAGAGAATAATGCAATTTGACGACGAACGGGGAAACCGCGGAGTGCTTTTCCATTTGTTCGAG TCGTTATTTCAAGACCATGGACCTCTTGTACATATCTCCGACATAGTAAGAGGAGAACTTGAGACAATTGTCCGATCTTTT GCGGGGccgaaagaagcagaacgagCTAGAATTCTTTTCGACAGAACACGAGGCTCGAAAGAGTTCTTTCGTGAACATCATGTCCCGGAAGTTATGCAAAACCTTTTCCAATCAA GGTCAAAACATATGCGGTCACGTCATCAGCAAGTTTTCACAGACGGCGTCAAACTCAGGCTCCTCACATTGACTGCCGATAAAG CCTTTCTATCAGCTTGTCGTCACAGAGGTCACGACCTCGTAAAGGATGGGTGGGTCGTTGAGCACTCGTCGCGATCTTTGGCCGGCCTCTGA